A single region of the Acidobacteriota bacterium genome encodes:
- a CDS encoding helix-turn-helix domain-containing protein, protein MTTVSLEEPGAYTTPLAAEYLGLSPATLETMRSRGGGPVFVKLGRRVVYRREDLDEWLTKNRKRSTSEL, encoded by the coding sequence GTGACTACCGTCTCCCTGGAAGAGCCCGGCGCCTACACCACGCCCTTGGCCGCCGAGTACCTCGGGCTTTCGCCGGCGACCCTGGAGACCATGCGTTCCAGAGGTGGCGGACCGGTCTTCGTCAAGCTCGGGAGACGCGTCGTCTACCGCCGAGAAGACCTTGACGAGTGGCTGACGAAGAACCGGAAGCGCTCCACGAGCGAGCTCTAG